A single region of the Sorghum bicolor cultivar BTx623 chromosome 9, Sorghum_bicolor_NCBIv3, whole genome shotgun sequence genome encodes:
- the LOC8069511 gene encoding nuclear pore complex protein NUP50A, with amino-acid sequence MADEEQAPSSRKRVAGTQINKDNPEPDDDGPEPEMGTFKKATEEVMATRRIVKVRRQQTSSAPSSNPFSAIRFAPTDSGAQTSAPVPEDVKADEGSNGNEKDTLSVPDKNAGSGVNTDSGATTEAPPQPVETSDKAEDTKDESGGDKVVVGEPNEGSCMPSEVEGKPKEGDAEETEGADEAGNNDKISKNDTEKKDGGESETKDGLSDEQRDADKIGKDDTEKKDGGESEQKDADNKGQASSAAPLFSFKNLSSGQNAFTGLTGTGFSSTSFSFGSVSKDGSSAGPLFGLKTDGSSFPSFNLGASNNGSSATALATSAEAPKKFAMTEGPVETGEENEKAVFTADSALYEYLDGGWKERGKGELKLNVPVSGGERARLVMRTKGNYRLVLNASLYNDMSLKDMDKKGVTFACMNSIGESPSSLATFALKFKDTATREEFKDAVESHKTSKAPDVAAEDDA; translated from the coding sequence ATGGCAGATGAGGAACAAGCCCCAAGCTCTAGGAAGAGGGTTGCAGGTACCCAAATCAACAAGGATAATCCTGAGCCTGATGATGATGGACCAGAGCCAGAGATGGGTACATTTAAGAAAGCCACTGAGGAAGTTATGGCAACCCGGAGAATTGTAAAGGTTCGGCGCCAGCAGACTTCATCAGCTCCTTCTTCTAATCCTTTCTCTGCAATCAGATTTGCCCCCACTGATTCTGGTGCTCAAACAAGCGCCCCTGTCCCAGAGGATGTCAAAGCTGATGAGGGAAGTAATGGTAATGAGAAAGATACTTTGTCTGTGCCAGACAAGAATGCAGGCTCTGGTGTAAATACTGACTCTGGTGCCACAACTGAAGCACCACCTCAACCTGTTGAAACCAGTGACAAGGCAGAAGACACAAAGGATGAATCTGGTGGAGACAAAGTGGTAGTTGGAGAACCCAATGAAGGTAGCTGCATGCCATCTGAAGTTGAGGGCAAACCAAAAGAGGGAGATGCTGAAGAAACAGAAGGGGCAGATGAAGCTGGAAATAATGATAAAATTAGCAAGAATGATACTGAGAAGAAAGATGGAGGTGAATCAGAGACCAAGGATGGCCTGTCTGATGAGCAGAGAGATGCTGATAAAATTGGCAAGGATGATACTGAGAAGAAAGATGGAGGTGAATCAGAGCAGAAAGATGCTGATAACAAAGGGCAGGCATCATCAGCGGCACCCCTTTTCTCGTTTAAGAATCTGTCAAGTGGTCAAAATGCTTTCACAGGTCTGACCGGAACTGGATTTTCAAGCACCTCATTCTCGTTTGGCTCAGTGTCTAAAGATGGCTCAAGTGCTGGTCCCCTATTTGGGCTGAAAACTGATGGTTCTTCGTTCCCTTCTTTTAATCTTGGTGCTTCTAACAACGGGAGTTCCGCCACAGCGCTTGCTACTTCAGCAGAGGCACCCAAGAAATTTGCTATGACCGAGGGCCCTGTTGAAACTGGTGAAGAAAATGAGAAGGCTGTATTTACTGCTGACTCTGCTTTGTACGAGTACCTAGATGGTGGCTGGAAAGAAAGAGGAAAAGGTGAACTGAAGCTGAACGTCCCTGTATCTGGCGGCGAGAGAGCCCGGCTCGTCATGAGGACAAAAGGCAACTACCGGCTGGTCCTGAATGCAAGCCTCTACAACGACATGTCACTCAAGGACATGGACAAGAAGGGCGTGACATTTGCCTGCATGAACAGCATTGGGGAGTCGCCGAGCAGCCTTGCCACATTTGCTCTGAAGTTCAAGGACACAGCCACCAGGGAGGAATTCAAGGATGCGGTGGAGTCTCACAAGACAAGCAAGGCACCGGACGTGGCCGCCGAAGACGACGCCTGA